In the Euphorbia lathyris chromosome 5, ddEupLath1.1, whole genome shotgun sequence genome, one interval contains:
- the LOC136229524 gene encoding disease resistance protein Roq1-like isoform X2: MSPSSCNSNWTDDVFLSFRGSDVRKGFIGHLYAALCRDGIRTFLDEEKIDYGQRIGPACIKGIQESMIALVILSKDYANSTWCLEELNHILKFKEPDDIWPIYYGVDRSDVGSCSGSYGDALVEHEKVFEEDFIEMCKEDLRKVASLEGPDLQKDLEEHEAKNIDHIVKEISKRLNRTSRCVSIPPVGLNTRANDVISLIGDELEDVRIIGIYGMGGIGKTTLAREVYDKISDNFESKCFLENVSQTSASKGVSNLQRQLLTATLRRKYEKINTVDRGLTLIIERLRRKRILLVLDDVDKTDQISKILGKGDWFFPGSRVIITTRIKDLLQSTESYRQYEVKQLGYGNSLQLLNLHAFDKSCPLGDHMDYAEKFADYSGGNPLALEVLGSSLRGENADAWSSRLEKLKLISNKDIYSKLKLSYDSLDDSEKFIFLDIACFFIGYDKDYVMSILDGCRFFPIDGMNTLMKKCLLKVDSDNKLVMHDLIRDMGREIVRKPHGTVLTDPGRRSRLWHQEDVTDVLTNKMGTKAVEGLILDMPGLKRPWKTKVFKKMKLLRLLQLNHVRLEGSFEYISTKLRWLCWHEFPLGSIPFDLAMDNLVALDLRCSKLKKFSEEVKSLTKLKFLNLSHSHELIETPEFEACRCLEKLVLKDCIKLTRIHNSIGLLSNLVFLNLQECKSLKNLPESSACENLMNLPGSIGDSKALEELNMSGCCKLEELPESVGLLTQLSFLNLQDCKKLKNLPAGIRDLKSLKLNTEGCCSTLADSPESTGVFP, from the exons ATGTCTCCTTCCTCATGTAATTCAAACTGGACTGATGACGTGTTCTTGAGTTTCAGAGGAAGCGATGTAAGAAAGGGCTTCATCGGCCACCTCTACGCCGCTTTATGCCGTGACGGAATCCGTACTTTCCTCGACGAGGAAAAAATCGATTACGGTCAACGAATTGGACCAGCTTGCATCAAAGGAATACAGGAATCAATGATTGCTTTGGTTATTCTTTCGAAAGATTATGCCAATTCCACTTGGTGTCTGGAGGAGCTTAATCATATTCTCAAATTTAAAGAACCAGATGATATTTGGCCTATCTATTACGGTGTAGATCGATCGGATGTTGGGAGTTGCAGTGGAAGCTATGGAGATGCACTTGTGGAGCATGAGAAGGTATTCGaagaggatttcattgaaatgtGCAAGGAGGATCTCCGAAAAGTTGCTTCCCTGGAGGGCCCTGATTTGCAGAAGGACTTGGAAGA GCATGAGGCAAAAAACATTGATCACATTGTTAAGGAGATTTCGAAGAGACTTAATCGAACGTCACGTTGCGTGAGCATCCCCCCAGTTGGCTTAAATACTCGAGCAAATGATGTAATTTCATTGATTGGCGACGAACTTGAAGATGTTCGCATAATTGGGATATATGGAATGGGAGGTATTGGCAAGACAACCCTCGCTAGGGAGGTTTATGATAAAATATCCGATAATTTTGAAAGCAAATGCTTCCTTGAAAACGTCAGCCAAACATCTGCTTCGAAGGGAGTATCAAACTTGCAGAGGCAACTTCTCACTGCAACCTTAAGAAGGAAATATGAAAAGATAAATACTGTTGATAGAGGGTTAACTCTAATAATAGAAAGATTACGGCGCAAAAGGATTCTTCTTGTCCTAGATGATGTTGATAAAACGGATCAAATAAGTAAGATTTTAGGGAAAGGTGATTGGTTTTTTCCAGGAAGTAGAGTGATAATAACGACTCGGATAAAGGATTTACTTCAATCAACTGAATCGTATCGGCAATACGAGGTTAAGCAATTGGGTTACGGCAATTCGCTTCAACTCCTGAACTTACATGCCTTTGATAAAAGCTGTCCCTTAGGAGATCACATGGATTATGCAGAAAAATTTGCAGACTATTCTGGGGGAAATCCACTGGCTCTTGAAGTTTTGGGTTCGTCTTTACGGGGCGAAAATGCTGATGCGTGGAGCAGTAGATTagagaaattgaaattgatcAGCAATAAAGATATTTACAGCAAACTTAAACTGAGCTATGATTCTCTTGATGATTCAGAAAAGTTCATATTTCTTGATATTGCTTGTTTCTTCATTGGGTATGATAAGGACTATGTAATGAGCATACTTGACGGCTGCCGTTTCTTCCCAATTGACGGAATGAATACACTCATGAAGAAATGTCTTCTAAAAGTTGATTCTGATAATAAGTTGGTGATGCACGATTTGATTCGCGATATGGGCAGAGAAATCGTTCGGAAACCACATGGTACTGTTCTTACGGATCCTGGGCGGCGCAGTAGATTATGGCACCAAGAAGATGTAACTGAtgtattaacaaataaaatg GGTACAAAAGCTGTTGAAGGACTTATTCTAGACATGCCGGGATTAAAACGGCCATGGAAAACTAAAGTGTTCAAGAAGATGAAATTGCTAAGACTGCTTCAGCTCAATCATGTGCGCCTTGAAGGGAGCTTTGAATATATTTCCACTAAGTTAAGATGGCTGTGTTGGCATGAATTTCCTTTGGGATCTATACCATTTGATCTAGCTATGGATAATCTGGTTGCTCTTGATCTGCGGTGTAGTAAACTAAAGAAGTTCTCTGAGGAAGTTAAG AGTTTAACGAAGCTGAAATTCCTTAACCTTAGCCATTCACATGAACTCATTGAGACTCCTGAGTTTGAAGCCTGCCGCTGTCTTGAGAAACTGGTGCTGAAAGATTGCATTAAATTGACTAGAATTCATAATTCCATTGGACTTCTGAGTAATCTTGTGTTTTTGAATTTGCAAGAATGTAAGAGCCTTAAGAATCTTCCAGAAAGTTCTG CTTGTGAGAATCTAATGAATCTTCCCGGAAGCATCGGTGATTCGAAGGCACTCGAGGAGCTGAACATGTCAGGCTGCTGTAAACTTGAAGAATTGCCGGAATCTGTTGGGCTTttaactcagctcagcttcttGAATTTGCAGGATTGCAAAAAACTTAAGAATCTTCCAGCAGGTATCAGAGATTTAAAATCATTGAAGCTCAACACTGAAGGCTGCTGCTCAACACTCGCGGATTCGCCAGAGTCTACCGGAGTTTTTCCTTGA
- the LOC136229524 gene encoding disease resistance protein Roq1-like isoform X4 yields the protein MSPSSCNSNWTDDVFLSFRGSDVRKGFIGHLYAALCRDGIRTFLDEEKIDYGQRIGPACIKGIQESMIALVILSKDYANSTWCLEELNHILKFKEPDDIWPIYYGVDRSDVGSCSGSYGDALVEHEKVFEEDFIEMCKEDLRKVASLEGPDLQKDLEEHEAKNIDHIVKEISKRLNRTSRCVSIPPVGLNTRANDVISLIGDELEDVRIIGIYGMGGIGKTTLAREVYDKISDNFESKCFLENVSQTSASKGVSNLQRQLLTATLRRKYEKINTVDRGLTLIIERLRRKRILLVLDDVDKTDQISKILGKGDWFFPGSRVIITTRIKDLLQSTESYRQYEVKQLGYGNSLQLLNLHAFDKSCPLGDHMDYAEKFADYSGGNPLALEVLGSSLRGENADAWSSRLEKLKLISNKDIYSKLKLSYDSLDDSEKFIFLDIACFFIGYDKDYVMSILDGCRFFPIDGMNTLMKKCLLKVDSDNKLVMHDLIRDMGREIVRKPHGTVLTDPGRRSRLWHQEDVTDVLTNKMGTKAVEGLILDMPGLKRPWKTKVFKKMKLLRLLQLNHVRLEGSFEYISTKLRWLCWHEFPLGSIPFDLAMDNLVALDLRCSKLKKFSEEVKLVRI from the exons ATGTCTCCTTCCTCATGTAATTCAAACTGGACTGATGACGTGTTCTTGAGTTTCAGAGGAAGCGATGTAAGAAAGGGCTTCATCGGCCACCTCTACGCCGCTTTATGCCGTGACGGAATCCGTACTTTCCTCGACGAGGAAAAAATCGATTACGGTCAACGAATTGGACCAGCTTGCATCAAAGGAATACAGGAATCAATGATTGCTTTGGTTATTCTTTCGAAAGATTATGCCAATTCCACTTGGTGTCTGGAGGAGCTTAATCATATTCTCAAATTTAAAGAACCAGATGATATTTGGCCTATCTATTACGGTGTAGATCGATCGGATGTTGGGAGTTGCAGTGGAAGCTATGGAGATGCACTTGTGGAGCATGAGAAGGTATTCGaagaggatttcattgaaatgtGCAAGGAGGATCTCCGAAAAGTTGCTTCCCTGGAGGGCCCTGATTTGCAGAAGGACTTGGAAGA GCATGAGGCAAAAAACATTGATCACATTGTTAAGGAGATTTCGAAGAGACTTAATCGAACGTCACGTTGCGTGAGCATCCCCCCAGTTGGCTTAAATACTCGAGCAAATGATGTAATTTCATTGATTGGCGACGAACTTGAAGATGTTCGCATAATTGGGATATATGGAATGGGAGGTATTGGCAAGACAACCCTCGCTAGGGAGGTTTATGATAAAATATCCGATAATTTTGAAAGCAAATGCTTCCTTGAAAACGTCAGCCAAACATCTGCTTCGAAGGGAGTATCAAACTTGCAGAGGCAACTTCTCACTGCAACCTTAAGAAGGAAATATGAAAAGATAAATACTGTTGATAGAGGGTTAACTCTAATAATAGAAAGATTACGGCGCAAAAGGATTCTTCTTGTCCTAGATGATGTTGATAAAACGGATCAAATAAGTAAGATTTTAGGGAAAGGTGATTGGTTTTTTCCAGGAAGTAGAGTGATAATAACGACTCGGATAAAGGATTTACTTCAATCAACTGAATCGTATCGGCAATACGAGGTTAAGCAATTGGGTTACGGCAATTCGCTTCAACTCCTGAACTTACATGCCTTTGATAAAAGCTGTCCCTTAGGAGATCACATGGATTATGCAGAAAAATTTGCAGACTATTCTGGGGGAAATCCACTGGCTCTTGAAGTTTTGGGTTCGTCTTTACGGGGCGAAAATGCTGATGCGTGGAGCAGTAGATTagagaaattgaaattgatcAGCAATAAAGATATTTACAGCAAACTTAAACTGAGCTATGATTCTCTTGATGATTCAGAAAAGTTCATATTTCTTGATATTGCTTGTTTCTTCATTGGGTATGATAAGGACTATGTAATGAGCATACTTGACGGCTGCCGTTTCTTCCCAATTGACGGAATGAATACACTCATGAAGAAATGTCTTCTAAAAGTTGATTCTGATAATAAGTTGGTGATGCACGATTTGATTCGCGATATGGGCAGAGAAATCGTTCGGAAACCACATGGTACTGTTCTTACGGATCCTGGGCGGCGCAGTAGATTATGGCACCAAGAAGATGTAACTGAtgtattaacaaataaaatg GGTACAAAAGCTGTTGAAGGACTTATTCTAGACATGCCGGGATTAAAACGGCCATGGAAAACTAAAGTGTTCAAGAAGATGAAATTGCTAAGACTGCTTCAGCTCAATCATGTGCGCCTTGAAGGGAGCTTTGAATATATTTCCACTAAGTTAAGATGGCTGTGTTGGCATGAATTTCCTTTGGGATCTATACCATTTGATCTAGCTATGGATAATCTGGTTGCTCTTGATCTGCGGTGTAGTAAACTAAAGAAGTTCTCTGAGGAAGTTAAG CTTGTGAGAATCTAA
- the LOC136229524 gene encoding disease resistance protein RUN1-like isoform X1 codes for MSPSSCNSNWTDDVFLSFRGSDVRKGFIGHLYAALCRDGIRTFLDEEKIDYGQRIGPACIKGIQESMIALVILSKDYANSTWCLEELNHILKFKEPDDIWPIYYGVDRSDVGSCSGSYGDALVEHEKVFEEDFIEMCKEDLRKVASLEGPDLQKDLEEHEAKNIDHIVKEISKRLNRTSRCVSIPPVGLNTRANDVISLIGDELEDVRIIGIYGMGGIGKTTLAREVYDKISDNFESKCFLENVSQTSASKGVSNLQRQLLTATLRRKYEKINTVDRGLTLIIERLRRKRILLVLDDVDKTDQISKILGKGDWFFPGSRVIITTRIKDLLQSTESYRQYEVKQLGYGNSLQLLNLHAFDKSCPLGDHMDYAEKFADYSGGNPLALEVLGSSLRGENADAWSSRLEKLKLISNKDIYSKLKLSYDSLDDSEKFIFLDIACFFIGYDKDYVMSILDGCRFFPIDGMNTLMKKCLLKVDSDNKLVMHDLIRDMGREIVRKPHGTVLTDPGRRSRLWHQEDVTDVLTNKMGTKAVEGLILDMPGLKRPWKTKVFKKMKLLRLLQLNHVRLEGSFEYISTKLRWLCWHEFPLGSIPFDLAMDNLVALDLRCSKLKKFSEEVKSLTKLKFLNLSHSHELIETPEFEACRCLEKLVLKDCIKLTRIHNSIGLLSNLVFLNLQECKSLKNLPESSGNLRSLEKLNMSSCSKLEALPESIGKLTRLVFLNLQACENLMNLPGSIGDSKALEELNMSGCCKLEELPESVGLLTQLSFLNLQDCKKLKNLPAGIRDLKSLKLNTEGCCSTLADSPESTGVFP; via the exons ATGTCTCCTTCCTCATGTAATTCAAACTGGACTGATGACGTGTTCTTGAGTTTCAGAGGAAGCGATGTAAGAAAGGGCTTCATCGGCCACCTCTACGCCGCTTTATGCCGTGACGGAATCCGTACTTTCCTCGACGAGGAAAAAATCGATTACGGTCAACGAATTGGACCAGCTTGCATCAAAGGAATACAGGAATCAATGATTGCTTTGGTTATTCTTTCGAAAGATTATGCCAATTCCACTTGGTGTCTGGAGGAGCTTAATCATATTCTCAAATTTAAAGAACCAGATGATATTTGGCCTATCTATTACGGTGTAGATCGATCGGATGTTGGGAGTTGCAGTGGAAGCTATGGAGATGCACTTGTGGAGCATGAGAAGGTATTCGaagaggatttcattgaaatgtGCAAGGAGGATCTCCGAAAAGTTGCTTCCCTGGAGGGCCCTGATTTGCAGAAGGACTTGGAAGA GCATGAGGCAAAAAACATTGATCACATTGTTAAGGAGATTTCGAAGAGACTTAATCGAACGTCACGTTGCGTGAGCATCCCCCCAGTTGGCTTAAATACTCGAGCAAATGATGTAATTTCATTGATTGGCGACGAACTTGAAGATGTTCGCATAATTGGGATATATGGAATGGGAGGTATTGGCAAGACAACCCTCGCTAGGGAGGTTTATGATAAAATATCCGATAATTTTGAAAGCAAATGCTTCCTTGAAAACGTCAGCCAAACATCTGCTTCGAAGGGAGTATCAAACTTGCAGAGGCAACTTCTCACTGCAACCTTAAGAAGGAAATATGAAAAGATAAATACTGTTGATAGAGGGTTAACTCTAATAATAGAAAGATTACGGCGCAAAAGGATTCTTCTTGTCCTAGATGATGTTGATAAAACGGATCAAATAAGTAAGATTTTAGGGAAAGGTGATTGGTTTTTTCCAGGAAGTAGAGTGATAATAACGACTCGGATAAAGGATTTACTTCAATCAACTGAATCGTATCGGCAATACGAGGTTAAGCAATTGGGTTACGGCAATTCGCTTCAACTCCTGAACTTACATGCCTTTGATAAAAGCTGTCCCTTAGGAGATCACATGGATTATGCAGAAAAATTTGCAGACTATTCTGGGGGAAATCCACTGGCTCTTGAAGTTTTGGGTTCGTCTTTACGGGGCGAAAATGCTGATGCGTGGAGCAGTAGATTagagaaattgaaattgatcAGCAATAAAGATATTTACAGCAAACTTAAACTGAGCTATGATTCTCTTGATGATTCAGAAAAGTTCATATTTCTTGATATTGCTTGTTTCTTCATTGGGTATGATAAGGACTATGTAATGAGCATACTTGACGGCTGCCGTTTCTTCCCAATTGACGGAATGAATACACTCATGAAGAAATGTCTTCTAAAAGTTGATTCTGATAATAAGTTGGTGATGCACGATTTGATTCGCGATATGGGCAGAGAAATCGTTCGGAAACCACATGGTACTGTTCTTACGGATCCTGGGCGGCGCAGTAGATTATGGCACCAAGAAGATGTAACTGAtgtattaacaaataaaatg GGTACAAAAGCTGTTGAAGGACTTATTCTAGACATGCCGGGATTAAAACGGCCATGGAAAACTAAAGTGTTCAAGAAGATGAAATTGCTAAGACTGCTTCAGCTCAATCATGTGCGCCTTGAAGGGAGCTTTGAATATATTTCCACTAAGTTAAGATGGCTGTGTTGGCATGAATTTCCTTTGGGATCTATACCATTTGATCTAGCTATGGATAATCTGGTTGCTCTTGATCTGCGGTGTAGTAAACTAAAGAAGTTCTCTGAGGAAGTTAAG AGTTTAACGAAGCTGAAATTCCTTAACCTTAGCCATTCACATGAACTCATTGAGACTCCTGAGTTTGAAGCCTGCCGCTGTCTTGAGAAACTGGTGCTGAAAGATTGCATTAAATTGACTAGAATTCATAATTCCATTGGACTTCTGAGTAATCTTGTGTTTTTGAATTTGCAAGAATGTAAGAGCCTTAAGAATCTTCCAGAAAGTTCTGGTAATCTAAGATCACTTGAGAAGCTCAACATGTCTAGCTGCTCTAAACTTGAGGCATTGCCTGAGTCAATTGGAAAACTAACTCGCCTTGTTTTCTTGAATTTGCAAGCTTGTGAGAATCTAATGAATCTTCCCGGAAGCATCGGTGATTCGAAGGCACTCGAGGAGCTGAACATGTCAGGCTGCTGTAAACTTGAAGAATTGCCGGAATCTGTTGGGCTTttaactcagctcagcttcttGAATTTGCAGGATTGCAAAAAACTTAAGAATCTTCCAGCAGGTATCAGAGATTTAAAATCATTGAAGCTCAACACTGAAGGCTGCTGCTCAACACTCGCGGATTCGCCAGAGTCTACCGGAGTTTTTCCTTGA
- the LOC136229524 gene encoding disease resistance protein Roq1-like isoform X3, with amino-acid sequence MSPSSCNSNWTDDVFLSFRGSDVRKGFIGHLYAALCRDGIRTFLDEEKIDYGQRIGPACIKGIQESMIALVILSKDYANSTWCLEELNHILKFKEPDDIWPIYYGVDRSDVGSCSGSYGDALVEHEKVFEEDFIEMCKEDLRKVASLEGPDLQKDLEEHEAKNIDHIVKEISKRLNRTSRCVSIPPVGLNTRANDVISLIGDELEDVRIIGIYGMGGIGKTTLAREVYDKISDNFESKCFLENVSQTSASKGVSNLQRQLLTATLRRKYEKINTVDRGLTLIIERLRRKRILLVLDDVDKTDQISKILGKGDWFFPGSRVIITTRIKDLLQSTESYRQYEVKQLGYGNSLQLLNLHAFDKSCPLGDHMDYAEKFADYSGGNPLALEVLGSSLRGENADAWSSRLEKLKLISNKDIYSKLKLSYDSLDDSEKFIFLDIACFFIGYDKDYVMSILDGCRFFPIDGMNTLMKKCLLKVDSDNKLVMHDLIRDMGREIVRKPHGTVLTDPGRRSRLWHQEDVTDVLTNKMGTKAVEGLILDMPGLKRPWKTKVFKKMKLLRLLQLNHVRLEGSFEYISTKLRWLCWHEFPLGSIPFDLAMDNLVALDLRCSKLKKFSEEVKSLTKLKFLNLSHSHELIETPEFEACRCLEKLLVRI; translated from the exons ATGTCTCCTTCCTCATGTAATTCAAACTGGACTGATGACGTGTTCTTGAGTTTCAGAGGAAGCGATGTAAGAAAGGGCTTCATCGGCCACCTCTACGCCGCTTTATGCCGTGACGGAATCCGTACTTTCCTCGACGAGGAAAAAATCGATTACGGTCAACGAATTGGACCAGCTTGCATCAAAGGAATACAGGAATCAATGATTGCTTTGGTTATTCTTTCGAAAGATTATGCCAATTCCACTTGGTGTCTGGAGGAGCTTAATCATATTCTCAAATTTAAAGAACCAGATGATATTTGGCCTATCTATTACGGTGTAGATCGATCGGATGTTGGGAGTTGCAGTGGAAGCTATGGAGATGCACTTGTGGAGCATGAGAAGGTATTCGaagaggatttcattgaaatgtGCAAGGAGGATCTCCGAAAAGTTGCTTCCCTGGAGGGCCCTGATTTGCAGAAGGACTTGGAAGA GCATGAGGCAAAAAACATTGATCACATTGTTAAGGAGATTTCGAAGAGACTTAATCGAACGTCACGTTGCGTGAGCATCCCCCCAGTTGGCTTAAATACTCGAGCAAATGATGTAATTTCATTGATTGGCGACGAACTTGAAGATGTTCGCATAATTGGGATATATGGAATGGGAGGTATTGGCAAGACAACCCTCGCTAGGGAGGTTTATGATAAAATATCCGATAATTTTGAAAGCAAATGCTTCCTTGAAAACGTCAGCCAAACATCTGCTTCGAAGGGAGTATCAAACTTGCAGAGGCAACTTCTCACTGCAACCTTAAGAAGGAAATATGAAAAGATAAATACTGTTGATAGAGGGTTAACTCTAATAATAGAAAGATTACGGCGCAAAAGGATTCTTCTTGTCCTAGATGATGTTGATAAAACGGATCAAATAAGTAAGATTTTAGGGAAAGGTGATTGGTTTTTTCCAGGAAGTAGAGTGATAATAACGACTCGGATAAAGGATTTACTTCAATCAACTGAATCGTATCGGCAATACGAGGTTAAGCAATTGGGTTACGGCAATTCGCTTCAACTCCTGAACTTACATGCCTTTGATAAAAGCTGTCCCTTAGGAGATCACATGGATTATGCAGAAAAATTTGCAGACTATTCTGGGGGAAATCCACTGGCTCTTGAAGTTTTGGGTTCGTCTTTACGGGGCGAAAATGCTGATGCGTGGAGCAGTAGATTagagaaattgaaattgatcAGCAATAAAGATATTTACAGCAAACTTAAACTGAGCTATGATTCTCTTGATGATTCAGAAAAGTTCATATTTCTTGATATTGCTTGTTTCTTCATTGGGTATGATAAGGACTATGTAATGAGCATACTTGACGGCTGCCGTTTCTTCCCAATTGACGGAATGAATACACTCATGAAGAAATGTCTTCTAAAAGTTGATTCTGATAATAAGTTGGTGATGCACGATTTGATTCGCGATATGGGCAGAGAAATCGTTCGGAAACCACATGGTACTGTTCTTACGGATCCTGGGCGGCGCAGTAGATTATGGCACCAAGAAGATGTAACTGAtgtattaacaaataaaatg GGTACAAAAGCTGTTGAAGGACTTATTCTAGACATGCCGGGATTAAAACGGCCATGGAAAACTAAAGTGTTCAAGAAGATGAAATTGCTAAGACTGCTTCAGCTCAATCATGTGCGCCTTGAAGGGAGCTTTGAATATATTTCCACTAAGTTAAGATGGCTGTGTTGGCATGAATTTCCTTTGGGATCTATACCATTTGATCTAGCTATGGATAATCTGGTTGCTCTTGATCTGCGGTGTAGTAAACTAAAGAAGTTCTCTGAGGAAGTTAAG AGTTTAACGAAGCTGAAATTCCTTAACCTTAGCCATTCACATGAACTCATTGAGACTCCTGAGTTTGAAGCCTGCCGCTGTCTTGAGAAACTG CTTGTGAGAATCTAA